One bacterium DNA segment encodes these proteins:
- the mnmA gene encoding tRNA 2-thiouridine(34) synthase MnmA has translation MTDNSKTLVAVAMSGGIDSSVAAVMLKLQGYNVIGLTMKLWDFAEVGGEDKQVSRRCCSLEMFDDARSVCFKYGIPHYVLNMHKDFHDTVINDFVSEYVQGRTPNPCVVCNYKIKWELLENKVKQLGCDYLATGHYARIEHDETNGRYQILKGIDPTRDQSYFLWGLKQESLARTMFPLGDLHKTQVRDLGREYGLINAEREESREICFVPDNNYSRLVEKKHPELAKPGNIRDTQGKVVGTHEGYFHYTIGQRKRIQINTTEKKFVTAIDAANNEIVIGDEDDLLVETFEVKEVNWVAKNPTGNGESFECLVRIRYLHKPVPGTVTLLTNGNVEVKLHDKQRAVTPGQSCVFYDDDIVLGGGKIA, from the coding sequence ATGACCGATAACTCCAAAACACTCGTTGCAGTTGCCATGTCGGGCGGAATCGACAGCTCGGTAGCCGCTGTGATGCTGAAACTTCAAGGCTACAATGTTATCGGACTGACGATGAAATTGTGGGACTTCGCCGAGGTCGGCGGCGAGGACAAACAAGTCTCGCGCCGGTGTTGTTCGCTCGAGATGTTTGATGATGCCCGCAGTGTCTGCTTCAAGTATGGCATACCGCACTATGTTCTCAATATGCACAAGGATTTCCACGACACGGTGATCAACGACTTTGTCTCGGAGTATGTTCAGGGACGCACACCGAATCCCTGCGTCGTCTGCAACTACAAGATCAAATGGGAACTGCTCGAGAACAAAGTCAAGCAACTTGGCTGCGACTATCTCGCGACCGGCCACTATGCGCGTATCGAGCACGACGAAACGAATGGCCGCTACCAGATTCTCAAAGGCATCGACCCGACCCGCGACCAGTCGTACTTCCTATGGGGACTCAAGCAGGAATCGCTGGCGCGGACAATGTTTCCTCTCGGCGATCTGCACAAGACGCAAGTGCGCGATCTTGGCCGCGAATATGGGTTGATCAATGCTGAACGCGAAGAGTCGCGCGAGATTTGTTTTGTGCCCGACAACAACTACTCGCGACTGGTCGAGAAGAAACATCCCGAGCTTGCCAAGCCGGGCAACATCCGCGACACACAGGGCAAGGTCGTCGGTACGCACGAGGGATATTTCCACTACACGATCGGCCAGCGCAAGCGGATTCAGATCAACACCACCGAGAAGAAGTTCGTCACCGCGATCGATGCCGCGAACAATGAGATTGTGATCGGCGACGAGGATGATCTTTTGGTTGAGACCTTCGAGGTCAAAGAGGTCAACTGGGTGGCGAAAAACCCGACCGGAAATGGCGAGTCGTTTGAGTGTCTGGTGCGCATCCGCTATTTGCACAAACCGGTGCCGGGCACCGTCACACTCTTGACAAACGGCAATGTAGAAGTTAAACTACATGATAAGCAACGCGCGGTGACTCCCGGTCAAAGTTGCGTTTTCTACGATGACGACATCGTGCTGGGAGGCGGCAAGATCGCGTAA
- a CDS encoding Rrf2 family transcriptional regulator: MAISTRGRYGVRALLAIVKANGPLSTAHISKLEDISLPYLEQIFNKLKRAGIVRAKRGAQGGYLLSRPAETISVGEIIAILDGPVKFSQCHHPDHEEECEKKDICASRRFWSDLENDVNSKLHKTSLQDLKNIETGLIEQVQAHDSEANLLRS, translated from the coding sequence TTGGCAATTTCGACACGAGGACGATATGGCGTAAGAGCGCTTTTGGCGATTGTAAAAGCCAACGGTCCGCTCTCAACTGCCCATATCTCCAAATTAGAAGATATTTCGCTCCCATACTTGGAGCAGATTTTTAACAAACTCAAACGAGCCGGAATCGTTCGCGCCAAACGGGGCGCCCAGGGTGGATACCTGCTTTCACGACCTGCTGAGACAATCTCGGTAGGCGAGATCATTGCTATACTTGACGGTCCCGTAAAGTTCAGCCAGTGTCACCATCCGGACCACGAGGAAGAATGCGAGAAGAAGGACATTTGTGCGTCCCGTCGCTTTTGGTCCGATTTGGAAAACGATGTCAACAGCAAGCTACACAAGACCTCTCTGCAAGATCTCAAGAATATTGAAACCGGCCTGATCGAACAAGTGCAGGCGCACGACAGTGAAGCGAATCTACTTCGATCATAA
- a CDS encoding cysteine desulfurase, which translates to MKRIYFDHNSTTPLDPRVLDAMMPYLRDNYGNASSVHSVGQSARAGLEQSREKLASLLGCRPEELYFTSGATESNNIAIKGVAEALAHKGRHIITTKTEHQAVLEPCKYLEKHDYEVTYLDVDSQGYVDADQLSSSIRNDTTLVSIIMANNETGTLQDIAKLANIANERNVYFHTDAVQAIGKMPVDLNALGVRLASGTAHKFYGPKGVGFLYAKVGTRFLPHTHGGAHERGKRGGTENVAGAVGMATALEYSLKDLDSISSRISILAEKLTRGVLSTIPDSRLHGDPKRGNQGTMFFTFPGADGEAIILSLDMAGIAVSSGSACTSGATEPSHVLVAMGVPPQEASSAIRFSLGKDNTEEEIDFLLETLPPIVERLRKMSPQYVAK; encoded by the coding sequence GTGAAGCGAATCTACTTCGATCATAACAGCACCACGCCTCTCGATCCTCGTGTTCTTGATGCAATGATGCCGTATCTGCGCGACAACTACGGCAATGCCTCATCGGTGCATTCGGTTGGTCAGTCGGCACGTGCTGGTCTGGAGCAATCGCGCGAAAAGCTTGCGTCGTTGCTTGGCTGTCGACCGGAAGAATTGTATTTCACATCCGGAGCTACAGAGTCGAACAATATCGCCATCAAGGGTGTCGCCGAAGCACTCGCTCACAAGGGCCGTCATATCATCACGACAAAGACGGAACATCAGGCAGTGCTTGAACCGTGCAAGTATCTCGAAAAGCACGATTACGAAGTTACCTATCTCGATGTGGACTCGCAGGGCTACGTCGATGCCGACCAATTGAGTTCGTCAATTCGCAACGACACGACTCTCGTCTCGATCATCATGGCGAATAATGAAACCGGGACGTTGCAGGATATCGCAAAGTTGGCGAACATCGCCAATGAACGGAATGTGTACTTCCATACGGATGCTGTACAAGCTATTGGCAAGATGCCAGTCGACCTGAATGCGCTTGGAGTTAGACTCGCATCCGGCACAGCGCACAAGTTCTACGGACCGAAAGGAGTGGGATTTCTGTACGCGAAAGTCGGCACTCGTTTTCTGCCGCACACTCATGGCGGCGCGCACGAACGCGGCAAACGCGGCGGCACCGAGAACGTCGCAGGAGCAGTAGGAATGGCGACTGCGCTTGAGTATAGCCTGAAGGATCTCGACAGCATCTCATCACGAATTTCAATACTTGCCGAAAAGCTGACTCGTGGAGTACTCTCGACAATTCCTGATTCGCGTCTTCACGGCGACCCAAAACGTGGCAACCAGGGAACAATGTTCTTCACGTTTCCGGGTGCTGATGGCGAAGCCATCATTCTATCGCTTGATATGGCGGGAATTGCCGTGTCATCGGGTTCAGCTTGTACTTCCGGCGCTACCGAACCGTCGCATGTTCTCGTCGCGATGGGAGTTCCTCCACAGGAAGCGTCTTCCGCGATCAGATTCTCTCTTGGCAAAGACAATACCGAAGAGGAGATTGACTTTCTTCTTGAGACACTGCCTCCAATTGTAGAGCGCCTGCGTAAGATGTCACCACAGTATGTTGCGAAGTAA